One genomic segment of Panicum virgatum strain AP13 chromosome 2N, P.virgatum_v5, whole genome shotgun sequence includes these proteins:
- the LOC120662843 gene encoding probable protein S-acyltransferase 5 yields MEYSADQEREMQEHHHRGHRRSAGTGAPDGSPSSATCNPIRTACGMVRSLMPSFFSRGPPLPLPLPPLPPARVHQVWPGRNVFFLDGRVICGPDPRGLILSSMALLLSEWIFLARVIDSSSPHRILIPASSSLILLAAVSTYEHNLVEQFTNATASLLLAATSDPGIIPRNQASPSSEEDGASAARFVAVNGVVRLKFCETCKIHRPPRSSHCAVCDNCVDKFDHHCPWISQCIGLRNYRFYMLLLCSALAFYTFMFAFTLHDNLCPWVPSSLPCIPRSQEHAEQTIIAHIYGSMVIHLEK; encoded by the exons ATGGAGTACTCCGCTGATCAAGAACGAGAGATGCAAGAGCATCACCACCGAGGCCACCGGAGGAGCGCCGGAACTGGAGCACCTGATGGTTCTCCCTCCTCCGCGACGTGCAATCCGATCAGGACTGCTTGCGGCATGGTCCGATCCCTGATGCCGTCCTTCTTCAGCCGCGGCCCGCCGCTTCCGCTTCCGCTTCCGCcgttgccgccggcgagggtgCACCAAGTCTGGCCTGGAAGAAAC GTGTTTTTCTTGGATGGGCGCGTGATCTGCGGCCCCGACCCGCGGGGCCTGATCCTGTCAAGCATGGCACTTCTCCTTTCAGAATGGATTTTCTTGGCCCGTGTCATCGATTCGTCGTCCCCGCACCGGATCCTCATCCCTGCGTCCTCCTCCCTCATCCTATTGGCAGCTGTCAGTACATATGAACACAACCTCGTCGAACAGTTCACGAAT GCGACTGCTAGTTTGCTGCTTGCTGCGACAAGCGACCCCGGAATCATACCAAGAAACCAGGCATCACCGTCGTCTGAAGAAGATGGAGCAAGTGCTGCCAGGTTCGTCGCCGTCAATGGTGTCGTCAGGTTGAAGTTCTGCGAGACCTGCAAGATCCACCGCCCTCCAAGAAGCTCCCACTGCGCCGTCTGCGACAACTGCGTCGATAAATTCGATCACCACTGCCCCTGGATAAGCCAGTGCATAGGACTG AGAAACTACAGGTTCTACATGCTGTTGCTGTGCTCGGCGTTGGCGTTCTACACGTTCATGTTCGCGTTCACA CTTCATGACAATCTGTGCCCTTGGGTGCCTTCTAGCCTTCCATGCATTCCTCGTAGCCAAGAACACG CTGAACAAACGATTATTGCTCATATATATGGTTCAATGGTGATCCATTTAGAGAAGTAA